Proteins from a genomic interval of Drosophila melanogaster chromosome 2R:
- the CG12853 gene encoding uncharacterized protein, whose translation MPAKKESNKGAKKGAAAPAGAKPTADPVTSESNNAAEPAAKEAKGSKKGKGKKK comes from the coding sequence ATGCCGGCAAAAAAGGAATCAAACAAGGGTGCTAAGAAAGGAGCTGCCGCTCCAGCTGGTGCCAAGCCGACCGCCGATCCTGTGACTTCCGAATCGAACAACGCAGCGGAACCAGCCGCCAAGGAAGCCAAGGGTTCCAAGAAGggcaaaggcaaaaagaaGTAA
- the Lap1 gene encoding Lap1, isoform B gives MPLLSKCFPCFKFKREEVIDKLDYSNTPLTDFPEVWQHERTLEELYLSTTRLQALPPQLFYCQGLRVLHVNSNNLESIPQAIGSLRQLQHLDLNRNLIVNVPEEIKSCKHLTHLDLSCNSLQRLPDAITSLISLQELLLNETYLEFLPANFGRLVNLRILELRLNNLMTLPKSMVRLINLQRLDIGGNEFTELPEVVGELKSLRELWIDFNQIRRVSANIGKLRDLQHFEANGNLLDTLPSELSNWRNVEVLSICSNSLEAFPFSVGMLKSLVTFKCESNGLTELPDSISYLEQLEELVLSHNKLIRLPSTIGMLRSLRFLFADDNQLRQLPDELCSCQQLSVLSVANNQLSALPQNIGNLSKMKVLNVVNNYINALPVSMLNLVNLTSMWLSDNQSQPLVPLQYLDASTKTQLTCFMLPQVTFKMNSIQAQQQAQEQYEFVYANQQQPHASPSRRICFAEEATILSNAKAQPAPNYPSFVAAPPTPTPDQMAGSVRLMRSPTPYPKELRQMSKYVRQAQAATSSANASEVREARVVTNGQIHCDSNNANQDVVDQATTSAIYGIAPETTHIYGVYQQPQQMAHPVPTQEYYGLPLVNYEAHYQQLYVEANTPLPTTHLNGDQDYELQPLQQQPMQQQALPTPRLEPPPYHIARVYTKKTPEDLNLYESMRQRKQQQQLQEQTIYQDALNSNSNFKTTAIGAQDVEESVDQLDYQNNISNNLEPNPEEEDQELDDTMSQHSLNSTATNNTSKASHKKSTWIFGVHKNPTVKQVTLKWENSIGFDIAELLNQVGIFVSSITPNTNAARLLNLNDKLLEIDGYDLTNANLSDAKRVLLNCGTVMNIMLSRK, from the exons ATGCCGCTGCTGAGCAAATGCTTCCCCTGCTTCAAATTCAAGCGCGAGGAGGTGATCGACAAGCTGGACTACAGTAATACCCCGCTAACGGATTTCCCAGAAGTTTGGCAGCACGAGCGAACCCTGGAGGAGCTTTACCTGAGCACCACAAGA TTGCAAGCTCTGCCACCGCAATTGTTTTATTGCCAAGGATTAAGGGTGCTTCACGTAAACAGCAACAATTTGGAGAGCATTCCACAGGCCATTGGCAGTCTGCGACAGCTGCAGCATCTGGATCTCAACCGGAATC TTATTGTCAATGTGCCCGAGGAAATCAAGTCCTGTAAGCACTTAACCCACTTGGACCTGAGCTGCAACAGTTTGCAACGTCTTCCCGATGCCATTACCTCGCTAATTTCGCTGCAGGAGCTGCTGCTAAACGAGACCTATCTAGAATTCCTACCAGCCAACTTTGGCCGATTGGTAAATCTGAGAATTCTGGAGCTGCGACTCAACAATCTCATGACACTTCCCAAATCCATGGTGAGACTAATCAACCTACAGAGGCTGGACATTGGCGGTAATGAATTTACCGAGTTG CCCGAAGTTGTCGGCGAGTTGAAGTCCCTTCGCGAACTATGGATCGACTTCAATCAAATACGTCGTGTTTCGGCCAACATTGGAAAGCTACGCGATCTGCAGCACTTCGAGGCCAATGGCAACTTGCTGGACACTCTTCCCAGCGAGCTGAGCAACTGGCGCAATGTGGAGGTACTATCTATATGCTCCAACAGCCTGGAGGCCTTTCCCTTCAGCGTGGGCATGCTGAAGTCCCTGGTGACATTCAAGTGCGAGTCAAACGGTTTGACAGAGTTACCCGACAGCATAAGCTACTTGGAACAGCTCGAGGAACTAGTATTAAGCCACAACAAGCTTATACGCCTACCTAGCACAATTGGGATGTTGCGTAGCCTTCGCTTTCTGTTCGCCGATGATAATCAACTACGACAACTACCAGATGAGCTGTGCAGCTGTCAGCAGTTGAGTGTGCTAAGTGTGGCGAACAATCAGTTGTCCGCTCTACCACAGAACATTGGAAACCTGAGCAAGATGAAGGTACTCAATGTGGTGAATAACTACATAAATGCATTGCCAGTTTCGATGTTAAATCTGGTTAATCTCACATCGATGTGGCTAAGCGATAACCAATCGCAGCCCTTGGTGCCGCTGCAATATCTAGATGCAAGTACAAAGACCCAGTTGACCTGCTTCATGCTGCCCCAAGTCACATTCAAGATGAACAGTATACAGGCCCAACAGCAGGCTCAGGAGCAGTATGAGTTCGTTTACGCCAACCAGCAGCAGCCTCACGCGAGTCCCTCGAGAAGGATTTGCTTCGCCGAGGAGGCCACCATTCTTAGCAACGCCAAAGCACAGCCAGCGCCCAATTATCCCAGCTTTGTGGCCGCTCCGCCGACGCCAACGCCCGATCAGATGGCTGGGTCTGTGCGGTTAATGCGTTCACCCACACCTTATCCCAAGGAGCTGCGACAAATGTCCAAATATGTGAGGCAGGCTCAGGCGGCGACCTCATCGGCCAATGCCAGCGAGGTAAGGGAGGCACGCGTAGTAACCAATGGACAAATTCACTGTGATAGCAACAATGCCAACCAGGATGTTGTGGACCAGGCCACAACAAGTGCAATATACGGCATTGCGCCCGAAACGACACACATCTACGGAGTCTATCAGCAACCGCAGCAGATGGCGCACCCGGTGCCAACGCAGGAGTACTACGGCCTGCCACTGGTCAACTACGAAGCACACTATCAGCAGCTTTACGTCGAGGCCAACACGCCGCTTCCCACCACGCATTTAAACGGGGATCAGGACTATGAGTTGCAACcgctgcagcaacaaccaaTGCAGCAACAGGCGCTGCCAACACCCCGGTTGGAACCACCACCATACCACATAGCTCGAGTTTACACAAAGAAAACGCCCGAGGATCTCAACCTTTACGAGTCCATGAGGCAGcgaaagcagcaacaacagctgcaAGAACAAACCATCTACCAAGATGCTTTGAATAGCAATAGTAACTTTAAAACGACAGCGATTGGCGCTCAGGACGTCGAAGAGTCAGTCGATCAGTTGGACTACCAAAATAATATTAGCAATAATTTAGAGCCAAATCCGGAGGAGGAAGACCAGGAGCTGGATGACACTATGTCGCAGCACTCGCTTAATTCCACGGCCACTAACAATACTTCCAAAGCGAGCCATAAGAAATCCACCTGGATCTTTGGTGTCCACAAAAATCCGACAGTCAAACAGGTTACTCTAAAATGGGAGAACTCTATAGGCTTTGATATAGCCGAGCTTCTTAATCAG GTTGGCATCTTTGTGAGCTCCATAACGCCCAATACGAATGCCGCCCGCCTGCTTAATCTGAACGACAAGTTGCTGGAAATCGACGGCTACGACCTGACCAATGCCAACCTGAGCGATGCCAAACGAGTGCTGCTAAACTGCGGCACGGTCATGAACATAATGTTGTCGAGAAAATGA